The proteins below are encoded in one region of Rhododendron vialii isolate Sample 1 chromosome 7a, ASM3025357v1:
- the LOC131332592 gene encoding protein transport protein SEC31 homolog B-like, with protein sequence MADHLGRFSVCDREETKLGKEVPKSLAFDNFQSQTGHAYGADPSSFGAVEAPQHYYQETVPSQQQQNIPTNPYGENYQQSFSSSYGRGYGAPAPYQPAPQPQMFVPSQAPQVQQMNIATPPVTPQTTVKPFIPATPPVLRNVEQYQQPTLGSQLYPGTGNPNYQTGPHVGGSLGTIPSQVGQVPGHKMSQVLAPTPASRGFVPVTSAKIKKE encoded by the exons AAAGAAGTACCCAAGTCTCTGGCTTTCGACAACTTTCAGTCACAAACAGGACACGCATACGGTGCTGATCCATCAAGTTTTGGCGCAGTTGAGGCCCCTCAACATTATTATCAG GAAACAGTACCATCGCAACAGCAACAAAACATTCCAACAAATCCTTATGGGGAAAATTACCAACAGTCATTTAGCTCTTCATATGGGAGAGGATATGGTGCTCCTGCCCCATATCAGCCAGCACCACAGCCTCAAATGTTTGTGCCATCCCAAGCACCTCAAGTTCAACAG ATGAACATTGCTACTCCACCAGTAACCCCTCAGACTACAGTAAAACCCTTCATCCCTGCAACCCCTCCTGTGTTGAGGAATGTGGAGCAATACCAGCAGCCGACATTGGGTTCTCAGCTGTATCCA ggAACCGGCAACCCCAATTATCAAACAGGACCTCACGTTGGTGGTTCACTTGGCACTATTCCATCTCAAGTAGGTCAAGTTCCTGGACATAAGATGTCTCAGGTTTTGGCTCCGACCCCAGCATCTAGGGGATTTGTGCCGGTTACTAGTGCAAAGATAAagaaagaatga
- the LOC131334694 gene encoding uncharacterized protein LOC131334694 — protein MPFDVSSSQWRGYTNFPSSFPWNPMMPGVPQYTMPLYQGYPNQSSRFPAQNSGGYRFSGGFRSPSGPALPMQHSQSISQMPSPQHLTHQPSFAGFTESFGMPSFSGPYGSCYMQQTPSAPSVVYNADSYNSTASQPWYFDSGATNHITNNLHNLNLEHSQPTNVNEGVLVGNGNTLQVTHTGQEHSSSPLQRPLSQGFVSHSEPL, from the exons ATGCCTTTTGATGTTTCAAGCTCACAGTGGAGAGGGTACACAAATTTTCCTTCGTCTTTCCCATGGAATCCTATGATGCCTGGTGTTCCACAGTACACTATGCCTTTGTATCAAGGGTATCCTAATCAGTCATCTAGATTTCCTGCTCAGAACTCTGGTGGCTACAGATTCAGTGGTGGGTTTAGGTCTCCTAGTGGACCTGCTCTACCCATGCAACACTCCCAGTCCATATCACAGATGCCATCACCTCAACATTTAACACATCAGCCTTCATTTGCTGGTTTCACTGAGAGTTTTGGCATGCCTTCTTTCTCTGGGCCGTATGGTAGTTGCTACATGCAGCAAACTCCTTCTGCACCCTCAGTTGTTTACAATGCTGATTCCTACAACAGTACTGCATCACAGCCATGGTATTTTGATAGTGGGGCCACCAACCATATTACCAATAACTTGCACAATCTGAATCTGGAACATTCGCAACCCACAAATGTGAATGAAGGTGTCTTGGTTGGTAATGGGAACACATTGCAAGTTACTCACACTG GACAAGAACACTCATCAAGTCCTCTACAAAGGCCCTTGTCACAAGGGTTTGTATCCCATTCTGAACCACTCTAA
- the LOC131334698 gene encoding protein transport protein SEC31 homolog B-like isoform X2 yields the protein MISNLYILEKIKKITAEILPHLVCVVLLICKQCSSTQQRPVIITLTRLFNETSEALGGSRTNPGMKREIEDNSRKRGALFAKLNSGDISKNASEKLVQLCQSLDNGDFGTALQIQVQLTASDWDDQDSAKCEMN from the exons ATGATTTCAAATCTTTatattttggagaaaataaaaaaaattactgcaGAGATACTTCCTCATCTAGTGTGTGTTGTTCTGCTCATTTGTAAACAATGTTCTTCAACCCAGCAAAGACCTGTCATTATTACCTTGACGCGGCTTTTTAATGAGACATCAGAAGCACTGGGAGGTTCACGTACAAATCCAGGTATGAAGCGGGAAATCGAGGATAACTCACGGAAAAGAGGTGCCTTGTTTGCCAAGCTTAACAGTGGGGACATCTCCAAAAATGCCTCTGAAAAGCTTGTCCAGCTTTGTCAGTCTTTGGACAATGGTGATTTCGGTACTGCCCTTCAAATCCAG GTGCAACTTACCGCTAGCGACTGGG ATGATCAAGACTCGGCAAAGTGTGAGATGAATTAG
- the LOC131334698 gene encoding protein transport protein SEC31 homolog B-like isoform X1, whose product MISNLYILEKIKKITAEILPHLVCVVLLICKQCSSTQQRPVIITLTRLFNETSEALGGSRTNPGMKREIEDNSRKRGALFAKLNSGDISKNASEKLVQLCQSLDNGDFGTALQIQVQLTASDWDECNFWLAKLKRMIKTRQSVR is encoded by the exons ATGATTTCAAATCTTTatattttggagaaaataaaaaaaattactgcaGAGATACTTCCTCATCTAGTGTGTGTTGTTCTGCTCATTTGTAAACAATGTTCTTCAACCCAGCAAAGACCTGTCATTATTACCTTGACGCGGCTTTTTAATGAGACATCAGAAGCACTGGGAGGTTCACGTACAAATCCAGGTATGAAGCGGGAAATCGAGGATAACTCACGGAAAAGAGGTGCCTTGTTTGCCAAGCTTAACAGTGGGGACATCTCCAAAAATGCCTCTGAAAAGCTTGTCCAGCTTTGTCAGTCTTTGGACAATGGTGATTTCGGTACTGCCCTTCAAATCCAG GTGCAACTTACCGCTAGCGACTGGGATGAGTGCAATTTCTGGCTTGCAAAACTTAAACGAATGATCAAGACTCGGCAAAGTGTGAGATGA
- the LOC131332593 gene encoding putative disease resistance RPP13-like protein 1, with product MAGEALLGAAFGVLLDCLTSKDFINFFRGRKHDERLLKKLKLKLLGLNKVLNDAEDKQITHPAVKEWLDELKGAIYDAEDLVDEIATEALRCKVEAEYQSGSNQVQSRISSFTKLFDDEIESKLEKMIDTLEDFSKEKDVLGRDNEIVAL from the exons ATGGCTGGAGAAGCACTACTCGGCGCTGCATTTGGAGTGCTGCTCGACTGTTTGACTTCCAAGGACTTCATCAACTTCTTCCGGGGTCGAAAGCATGACGAAAGGCTCCTCAAGAAGCTGAAGCTGAAGTTGCTTGGACTTAATAAGGTGCTCAATGATGCAGAGGACAAGCAGATCACTCATCCAGCTGTGAAAGAATGGCTCGACGAGCTGAAAGGTGCCATTTACGACGCCGAAGACTTGGTGGATGAGATTGCTACTGAGGCTTTGCGGTGCAAGGTGGAAGCCGAGTACCAAAGCGGCTCGAACCAGGTACAATCTCGGATCTCGTCCTTCACTAAATTATTTGACGATGAGATAGAGTCCAAGTTAGAGAAGATGATTGATACGTTAGAAGATTTTTCGAAAGAAAAAGACGTACTTG GACGAGATAATGAAATTGTTGCTCTCTGA
- the LOC131334688 gene encoding putative disease resistance RPP13-like protein 1 yields the protein MGGVGKTTLAQLLYNDGRLDGHFVKKAWVCVSDVFDVSRVTIAIVEAVTEKACDTKDPNLLAVKLKESLSGKTFLIVLDDVWNENYDNWIALMTPFKFGAHGSKIIVTTRNESVATIMQTVPIHGLKKLPEEDCWKLFSKHAFEKGDCNEHPNLERIGRKIVGKCKGLPLAAKTLGGLLRSQRDVKDWNNILESAIWELSEEKSNILPALRLSYHYLPSHLKRCFAFCSAFIKDYEFDMQELVSIWMAEGFLVKPKNHMTVEEEGYECFRELLSRSFFQISNTYESLYVMHDLVHDLAQHVMGDFCYRLEDDKPCGTSENVRHFSYFGCNFDGVDKLKVIKDAKCLRTFLQIDPKTSNKKVWLSKKVWLSNKVLDEIISGMPRLRLLFLPHYKMEELPYSIGKLIHLRFLDLSHSSITQLPEFVCTLYNLETLLLVDCYSLTTLPADLGKLISLRRLDLCMRIDRINLKEMPVSISRLKDLQRLTDFVVGNCSGSGINGLKELNSLHGEITISGLENVTSVDDASEAKLKEKKHLKRLTLEWGSTTEDSQKERDVLENLEPHTNLERLTITNYGGTRFPNWLGDKPFCNMVHLSFENCENCFSLPPLGQMRSLELLTISNCPEIETFPEGGLPSGLAGLSIWKCKKLKSLPEQLHTLLPSLRSLDLDGCPEIESFPEGGLPSKLVYLSINNCKKLVGGRRDWGLQTLSSLTNFSLDGESDVLESFPEEGLLPPTLTDLRFRDMPNLKSLNGRALQLLGSLEYMDICNCPQLQSLSVERLPTSLSELIIWRCPLLEPRCRREEGEDWHKIAHIPFIKVAGKVISE from the coding sequence ATGGGTGGGGTGGGCAAGACCACCCTTGCTCAACTTTTGTATAACGATGGCAGATTGGATGGGCACTTTGTTAAGAAAGCATGGGTATGTGTCTCTGATGTATTTGATGTTTCAAGGGTCACAATAGCAATTGTTGAGGCAGTCACTGAGAAGGCTTGTGATACAAAGGACCCAAACTTGCTTGCGGTCAAGCTGAAGGAATCATTGAGTGGGAAAACGTTTCTTATTGTCTTGGATGATGTTTGGAACGAGAACTATGACAATTGGATAGCCTTGATGACTCCTTTCAAATTTGGAGCACACGGGAGTAAGATTATTGTTACAACGCGCAATGAGAGTGTTGCAACTATCATGCAAACAGTTCCTATTCATGGTTTGAAGAAATTACCAGAGGAAGATTGTTGGAAATTGTTTTCCAAACATGCATTTGAGAAGGGAGATTGCAACGAACATCCTAACCTTGAAAGGATTGGTAGGAAGATAGTGGGAAAATGTAAAGGTTTGCCTTTAGCTGCAAAAACATTGGGTGGTCTTTTGCGCTCCCAACGAGATGTTAAAGATTGGAACAACATACTGGAAAGTGCCATATGGGAATTATCGGAGGAGAAGAGCAACATCCTTCCAGCCTTAAGATTGAGCTATCATTATCTCCCCTCCCATTTGAAAAGATGTTTTGCTTTCTGTTCTGCATTTATTAAGGATTATGAATTCGACATGCAGGAATTAGTCTCAATTTGGATGGCGGAAGGGTTTTTGGTGAAACCCAAGAATCACATGACAGTGGAAGAAGAAGGTTATGAGTGCTTTCGCGAATTACTTTCAAGGTCATTTTTTCAAATATCTAATACTTATGAATCTTTGTATGTCATGCATGATCTTGTTCATGATTTAGCTCAACATGTGATGGGAGATTTCTGTTATAGGCTAGAGGATGACAAGCCATGCGGTACATCTGAGAATGTACGCCATTTCTCTTATTTTGGATGTAACTTTGATGGCGTTGATAAGTTAAAGGTAATTAAGGATGCTAAGTGTTTGAGGACTTTCCTTCAAATAGACCCTAAAACCAGTAACaaaaaggtgtggttgagcaaaaaggtgtggttgagcaaTAAGGTGTTGGATGAGATTATTTCAGGAATGCCACGTTTACGGCTGCTATTTTTGCCGCACTATAAGATGGAGGAATTGCCTTATTCAATTGGCAAATTGATCCATCTACGCTTTTTAGACCTCTCCCACAGTTCAATCACTCAGTTGCCTGAATTCGTCTGTACACTGTATAATTTAGAAACATTGTTGTTAGTTGATTGTTATTCGCTTACAACATTACCGGCAGATCTTGGAAAACTTATTTCATTGCGTCGTCTTGATTTATGTATGCGTATTGatagaatcaacttaaaagagATGCCAGTGAGTATAAGTAGGTTGAAAGATCTCCAGCGATTAACTGATTTTGTAGTGGGAAATTGCAGCGGGTCAGGTATTAATGGTTTGAAAGAGCTTAATAGTCTTCATGGAGAAATCACCATCTCGGGTTTGGAAAATGTTACAAGTGTTGACGACGCATCGGAAGCAAAGTTGAAGGAGAAAAAACACCTTAAAAGGTTAACTTTGGAATGGGGTAGCACTACGGAGGATTCACAGAAGGAAAGAGATGTACTTGAAAACCTAGAGCCTCACACAAACTTGGAGAGACTTACGATTACAAACTATGGAGGCACAAGATTTCCTAATTGGTTAGGAGATAAACCATTTTGCAATATGGTGCATTTATCGTTTGAAAATTGCGAGAATTGCTTTTCCTTGCCACCACTCGGCCAAATGCGTTCTCTTGAGTTATTAACGATAAGCAATTGTCCAGAAATTGAGACTTTTCCGGAAGGGGGTCTGCCCTCCGGATTAGCTGGTCTTTCCATCTGGAAGTGCAAGAAACTGAAGTCTCTGCCAGAACAATTGCACACCCTCCTCCCATCTCTTCGCTCATTAGATTTAGATGGCTGTCCAGAAATTGAGTCTTTTCCGGAAGGGGGTCTGCCCTCCAAATTAGTTTATCTAAGTATCAATAATTGCAAGAAACTTGTTGGCGGCCGAAGAGATTGGGGTTTGCAAACACTATCCTCTCTCACAAACTTTTCTCTGGACGGTGAATCAGATGTGTTGGAGTCGTTCCCTGAGGAGGGGCTGCTGCCCCCCACTCTTACAGATCTCAGGTTCAGAGATATGCCGAATCTTAAATCACTCAACGGAAGGGCCCTTCAACTTCTCGGCTCTCTCGAATACATGGATATTTGCAATTGCCCTCAGCTCCAATCCTTGTCGGTGGAGAGGCTTCCCACTTCCCTCTCAGAGCTGATAATTTGGCGCTGTCCGTTGCTGGAACCTCGTTGCCGcagggaggaaggagaggacTGGCATAAGATTGCTCACATCCCGTTTATAAAAGTCGCTGGTAAAGTAATCAGTGAATAA